DNA sequence from the Thermoplasmatales archaeon genome:
ACCAAGTTTTCAGCCACATGAAATGGATTGAATGGATAAAAGAAAATATTAAAATAAACAATAAGCCAGTTGAAATAAAGTTTCCAATTATAGCAGATTCATCTGGCGAAGTTGCAAAAAGATTAGGGATGATAAGCCCGTTTAAAGGCTCAAATACAGTAAGAGCAGTTTTTGTAGTTGATAACAATGGAATAGTAAGAACAATTCTATATTATCCTCAGGAACTGGGAAGGAATATGGATGAAATTTTGAGAATAGTAAAGGGATTGCAGACAATAGACAGGCAAAAAGTGGCATTGCCCGCAAACTGGCCAAACAATGAAATAATTGGAGGCGACGCAATTGTGCCACCGCCCGCTGATGAAAATGCTGTTAAGGAAAGGCAAAAGATGGCTAAGGAAGGAAAGATAAAATGTTTTGATTGGTGGCTTTGCCATAGGAAGGTGGAAGAATGATTCCAGACAGGGTTTTAAAAATGCTAAATGCTCAGATAAATGCGGAGTTTTATTCCGCCTATCTTTACCTTTCAATGTCAAACTATTATGAATCAATAAATCTCAGGGGATTTGCTAAATGGATGAGGATTCAGGCAAAAGAAGAGATGGGGCATGCAATGAAAATATATGATTATGTTATTGCAAGGGGAGGGAGAGTAAATCTTATGAAAATAGAAAAGCCACCCCAAGAGTGGAATTCTCCACTTCATGCTTTTGAAGAAGCATATGCCCATGAAGTGAGGGTAACAAAAATGATAAATAATATTTATACTGCTGCGATGGAGGAAAAGGATTATGCAACAACTTCAATGCTGAAATGGTTTATAGATGAGCAAGTTGAAGAAGAAGCTTCTACAAATGAAATTGTTCAAAAAATAAAGATTGCTGGCGAGGAAAGATTGTTTTTGATTGATAGAGAGTTGGGAAGCAGGAAAGGAGGTGACTGAAATGGCTAATAGATATGAAGTATATAAATGTGAGATATGCGGAAATGTTGTTGAAGTTCTTCATGGAGGAAAAGGACAGCTTGTATGCTGTGGGCAACCAATGAAACTTATGGAAGCAAAGAAAGAAGAGCAGGGATATGAAAAGCATCTTCCAGTTGTGGAAAAAATGGGAAATGAAATTATAGTTAAAGTTGGAAGTATTCCCCATCCAATGGAAGAAAAGCATTTTATAGAATTGATAGAGATAATTACAAAGGATGGAAAAATAATGAGGAAATATCTAAATCCAGGCGAAAAACCAGAGGCAAGATTTCTGTCAGTGGAAATAAAGGAGGCAAGAGAATACTGCAACATTCATGGTTTATGGGCAAAGGCGATTTAATGGAAATAATAATTGATGTTAGAACAAGAGAGGAATATGTTAAGGAACATATCAAGGGAGCGATAAACATTCCTCTTTACGATTTAAATTTTTACACTGATTTCTTAAAAGGCAAGAAAATAAAGTTATACTGCGACAGCGGTCATAGGGCTGGGCTTGCAAAAAAACTGCTGAAGAGAGAAGGTATTGAAGCTGAAATTATAAAAACAGAAGAGAGGAAAAAATACAAAAAAGAAAAGGGAAAAATAATATGTGCATTGAATTATGTTTTTGTAAGAGAAGGAATGAGTGAAGATTTTGAAAAAAATATTAGCGAGCTTTGTAAAGCAACAGATGAGATGCACGGCTTTCTTGGAGGAAAACTGCTAAAAATTGACGGCATATCCTCTGCTGGGAGTGGGCTAAAAGGTGATTTAAGAAATGAGGAGATAAAACCCTTGAAATATATAATGATTACTTATTGGAGTAGCAAGGAAGCGCACGAAAAATCTCACAAAACAGAATTATTTATTAAGGCATTTGAAAAAATGAAAGAATATGTTGCGATGATGCCATATGAAGAATTTTATGAAATTTTGAGGTAATAAGATGAAAAAAATGACTGAAAAAGCTTTAAGTGATGCTTTTGCTGGCGAATCAATGGCTCATATGAAGTATATGATATTCAGCGAGATGGCGGAGGAGGAAGGATATAAAGATATAGCCCGCCTTTTCAGGGCAATTGCATTTGCAGAAAAAGTTCATGCAAGAAACCATTTAAAAAGCCTTAAAATGATAGGAAAAACACAGCAAAATCTTGAATTTGCGATAAACGGTGAAAAATATGAAGTTGAAGAAATGTATCCCGCATATTATGCAATAGCAAATCTGCAGAATGAAGAGAATGCAAAAAAATCAATTGACTACGCCCTTAAAGCAG
Encoded proteins:
- a CDS encoding peroxiredoxin, with the protein product MEEKIPLIGERFPEMEVQTTQGKIKLPDFYKGKWFILFSHPADFTPVCTTEFVAFQLRYEKFKEMNTELIGLSIDQVFSHMKWIEWIKENIKINNKPVEIKFPIIADSSGEVAKRLGMISPFKGSNTVRAVFVVDNNGIVRTILYYPQELGRNMDEILRIVKGLQTIDRQKVALPANWPNNEIIGGDAIVPPPADENAVKERQKMAKEGKIKCFDWWLCHRKVEE
- a CDS encoding ferritin; this encodes MIPDRVLKMLNAQINAEFYSAYLYLSMSNYYESINLRGFAKWMRIQAKEEMGHAMKIYDYVIARGGRVNLMKIEKPPQEWNSPLHAFEEAYAHEVRVTKMINNIYTAAMEEKDYATTSMLKWFIDEQVEEEASTNEIVQKIKIAGEERLFLIDRELGSRKGGD
- a CDS encoding desulfoferrodoxin; this translates as MANRYEVYKCEICGNVVEVLHGGKGQLVCCGQPMKLMEAKKEEQGYEKHLPVVEKMGNEIIVKVGSIPHPMEEKHFIELIEIITKDGKIMRKYLNPGEKPEARFLSVEIKEAREYCNIHGLWAKAI
- a CDS encoding antibiotic biosynthesis monooxygenase yields the protein MEIIIDVRTREEYVKEHIKGAINIPLYDLNFYTDFLKGKKIKLYCDSGHRAGLAKKLLKREGIEAEIIKTEERKKYKKEKGKIICALNYVFVREGMSEDFEKNISELCKATDEMHGFLGGKLLKIDGISSAGSGLKGDLRNEEIKPLKYIMITYWSSKEAHEKSHKTELFIKAFEKMKEYVAMMPYEEFYEILR
- a CDS encoding rubrerythrin family protein gives rise to the protein MKKMTEKALSDAFAGESMAHMKYMIFSEMAEEEGYKDIARLFRAIAFAEKVHARNHLKSLKMIGKTQQNLEFAINGEKYEVEEMYPAYYAIANLQNEENAKKSIDYALKAEKIHVKLYEKAKKGEIEIDEIYICPICGYTHVGTPPEKCPVCKANKKKFKKF